A genomic region of Aeropyrum pernix K1 contains the following coding sequences:
- a CDS encoding SagB/ThcOx family dehydrogenase, producing the protein MEVAAVDSLEALYKMVAKLYRRLSASARKRLLEGVELAAEKGDPALAYHRLSTLARDYYGDSLPYASDGYYKTYKHTRCVGLPEPTKVSGVDVLEAIRRRRSRRSFSRRPLTLTEVSTILFHVAGITGLAWWGGPKRPYPSAGALQPVEAYLVVERVEGLKPGLYHYNPSGHCLEMLREGKLLGRLADVSLGQDHVAEAAAALVLTAVYTRTGSKYGHRSYRYVHWDTGFAGENVYLVCEALGLATVAVGAFYDDEMCGFLEIDCPWEMPMLVFPVGARG; encoded by the coding sequence ATGGAGGTAGCCGCTGTGGATAGCCTAGAAGCCCTATATAAAATGGTGGCTAAGCTTTACAGGAGACTCTCGGCCAGCGCCAGGAAGAGGCTTCTCGAGGGGGTGGAGCTCGCTGCTGAAAAGGGCGATCCAGCCCTAGCCTACCACAGGCTATCCACACTAGCCCGAGACTATTACGGCGACTCTCTGCCCTACGCTAGCGACGGCTACTATAAGACTTATAAGCACACTCGATGTGTGGGTCTGCCTGAGCCCACTAAGGTTTCGGGCGTCGACGTGCTGGAGGCTATACGCAGGAGGAGGAGCAGGAGGAGCTTCTCACGGCGGCCCCTAACACTCACAGAGGTTTCAACGATACTATTCCACGTAGCAGGCATAACAGGCCTGGCATGGTGGGGAGGTCCTAAGAGGCCCTACCCGAGCGCGGGTGCTCTGCAGCCTGTTGAGGCCTACCTGGTTGTGGAGAGGGTGGAGGGCCTTAAGCCGGGGCTCTACCATTACAACCCCTCCGGGCACTGTCTCGAGATGTTGAGGGAGGGTAAGCTGCTGGGCAGGCTCGCCGACGTGAGCCTGGGTCAGGACCACGTGGCCGAGGCTGCGGCGGCCCTAGTACTGACAGCCGTCTACACCAGGACAGGCTCCAAGTACGGACACCGCAGCTACAGGTATGTCCACTGGGACACGGGATTCGCAGGAGAAAACGTCTACCTAGTCTGCGAAGCCCTAGGCCTGGCTACAGTCGCTGTTGGAGCATTCTACGACGACGAGATGTGCGGCTTCCTCGAGATAGACTGCCCCTGGGAGATGCCTATGCTGGTGTTCCCCGTCGGAGCCAGAGGTTAG
- the rnhB gene encoding ribonuclease HII gives MALGIVVGVDEAGRGSLVGDLVVAGFAVEEARLGELQSLGVRDSKQLSPAARVELYREISGVGFFTVEAIRPWEIDGENINILVTKAVEEIVSRIVSYLGVHPSLVVVDKYGDVQGLRLALTRLGIEPRSILVEEKADSRYPVVSAASIVAKVVRDARLQVLRRMYGVRGSGYPSDPETREWVREVFARGEAPRVIRYTWSTVRKLGGPWRSKKAGRNRSLDEFLGG, from the coding sequence ATGGCCTTGGGCATAGTCGTCGGCGTGGATGAGGCTGGCAGGGGAAGCTTAGTCGGGGATCTCGTTGTGGCGGGCTTCGCGGTTGAAGAGGCGAGGTTGGGCGAGCTGCAGAGCCTAGGTGTTAGGGATAGTAAGCAGCTCAGCCCTGCGGCGAGAGTGGAGCTCTACCGGGAGATCTCTGGTGTAGGCTTCTTCACAGTGGAGGCTATTAGGCCTTGGGAGATAGACGGGGAGAACATAAACATTTTGGTCACGAAGGCTGTGGAGGAGATAGTGTCCAGGATAGTATCATATCTCGGAGTCCACCCCTCCCTTGTGGTGGTGGACAAGTACGGCGACGTCCAGGGCCTCAGGCTCGCTCTAACGAGGCTGGGCATAGAGCCCAGGTCTATATTGGTGGAGGAGAAGGCGGACTCGAGGTATCCCGTGGTTTCTGCAGCGAGTATAGTGGCCAAGGTCGTCAGGGATGCAAGGCTCCAGGTCCTGAGGCGCATGTATGGGGTCAGGGGTAGCGGCTACCCCAGCGACCCTGAGACCCGGGAGTGGGTGAGGGAGGTGTTCGCCCGGGGTGAGGCGCCCAGGGTTATCAGGTACACTTGGTCCACAGTCAGGAAGCTGGGGGGCCCCTGGAGGAGTAAGAAAGCCGGGAGGAACCGGAGTCTGGACGAGTTCCTGGGAGGTTAG
- a CDS encoding tRNA (guanine-N1)-methyltransferase: MSRRRIRKFERPEEALLHLLDAAGIYRVGSRVWLHKPRVRELGFQYLAVETLVREYALAAEREYRGSVVYSKVYGGREYKILLGRGEEVAEASLADPSTVQRLLFSWRHLEELLPSPPLPAFVVDLSLKFMHTEEELSKLRLQIAVALSEVRKYLWDPHLVLTNMDPQTSGWISEVLGDNKVTISQSKPSEILWSMDADRVVILRPDAPQPLSGSEVLAADAFLIGGIVDRIPRPGVSRILDNLVPWGVPRRIELRGSVAGVPERINRIVEILLKARYKYPGNLEKAIITSMTKKDVLTRVYSEIIKRGRRVGSELVVEWSLYEDLSSWLPLTPEDFMLAAKRARARIEGAPRRDNA; encoded by the coding sequence GTGTCGAGGAGGAGGATCAGGAAGTTCGAGAGGCCTGAGGAGGCTCTCCTACACCTCCTAGACGCGGCCGGCATATACAGGGTTGGCTCTAGGGTTTGGCTGCACAAGCCTAGGGTGAGGGAGCTGGGGTTCCAGTACCTCGCGGTGGAGACTCTAGTGAGGGAGTATGCCCTAGCAGCCGAAAGAGAGTACCGCGGCAGCGTCGTTTACAGCAAGGTGTACGGCGGTAGGGAGTATAAAATACTGTTGGGTAGGGGGGAGGAGGTGGCGGAGGCCTCGCTGGCCGACCCTAGCACAGTACAGAGGCTACTGTTCTCGTGGAGACACCTCGAGGAGCTTCTACCATCACCCCCCCTGCCAGCCTTCGTCGTGGACCTAAGCCTGAAGTTCATGCACACCGAGGAGGAGCTGTCGAAGCTCAGGCTCCAGATAGCCGTGGCCCTTAGCGAGGTTAGGAAGTACCTCTGGGACCCCCACCTGGTTCTCACCAATATGGACCCCCAGACCTCCGGGTGGATAAGCGAGGTCCTGGGGGATAACAAGGTAACGATAAGCCAGAGCAAGCCCAGCGAGATACTTTGGAGCATGGACGCCGACAGGGTTGTTATACTCAGGCCCGACGCGCCCCAGCCTCTCAGCGGCAGCGAGGTCCTCGCAGCCGACGCGTTCCTCATAGGAGGGATAGTGGACCGCATACCCCGTCCGGGCGTGAGCAGGATACTCGACAACCTAGTACCATGGGGCGTCCCCAGGAGGATTGAGCTAAGAGGCTCGGTAGCTGGGGTGCCGGAGAGGATAAACAGGATAGTCGAGATACTATTGAAAGCACGGTATAAATATCCTGGGAACCTTGAGAAGGCGATAATAACCTCTATGACTAAGAAAGACGTCCTGACCCGGGTATACAGCGAGATTATAAAGAGGGGCAGGAGGGTTGGGAGCGAGCTCGTTGTAGAGTGGAGCCTCTACGAGGACCTATCCAGCTGGCTCCCATTAACGCCGGAGGACTTCATGCTAGCGGCCAAAAGAGCCAGGGCTAGGATAGAAGGTGCTCCCAGGAGAGATAACGCCTGA
- a CDS encoding 16S rRNA methyltransferase, whose protein sequence is MERGGRLGPVKIVFLECSVELVPRSLWSHPQVLKSARRYGIEPGDLLLDKSLHYNAMAELPAKWKRGRPDILHVALLTTTDSPLYNEGLLRIYFQVYDGRLFEVGTGVRVPKNYERFRGLVAQLLKTERVPPGEGEALIRLHSRSLAEFVEREGRFILMWEKGSPTTTTYVAARALSTGLPIGVGCFPRGEFKRSTLRKASEAYSIMGGAPLKTWGVASRIVYALERLKSPFT, encoded by the coding sequence TTGGAAAGGGGAGGAAGGCTAGGCCCTGTGAAAATAGTGTTTCTAGAGTGCAGCGTGGAACTCGTCCCGAGGAGTCTGTGGAGCCATCCCCAGGTCCTCAAGAGCGCCAGGAGGTATGGTATAGAGCCTGGCGACCTGCTTCTAGACAAGAGTCTGCATTACAACGCGATGGCGGAGCTGCCTGCCAAGTGGAAGAGAGGGAGGCCAGACATACTTCACGTAGCCCTTCTAACCACGACTGACTCACCCCTCTACAACGAGGGTCTCCTGAGGATATACTTCCAGGTCTACGACGGGCGGTTGTTCGAGGTTGGGACGGGGGTAAGGGTGCCTAAGAACTACGAGAGGTTCAGGGGCCTAGTGGCCCAGCTCCTCAAGACGGAGAGAGTGCCCCCAGGGGAGGGGGAGGCTCTCATACGACTCCACTCCAGAAGCCTAGCAGAGTTCGTTGAGAGGGAGGGGAGGTTTATACTAATGTGGGAGAAGGGCTCGCCAACTACAACCACATACGTCGCGGCTAGAGCCCTATCCACGGGACTACCCATAGGCGTCGGCTGCTTCCCCCGAGGCGAGTTCAAGAGGTCGACTCTGAGGAAGGCGTCAGAAGCCTACTCAATAATGGGTGGAGCCCCTCTCAAAACTTGGGGGGTTGCATCGAGGATTGTGTATGCGCTGGAGAGGCTGAAGAGCCCCTTTACCTAG
- a CDS encoding DUF2153 family protein — protein sequence MSRPTDVTAFTRSLERWVMLQKAVLENFKNIDSQVRSSDRLDLIIHTRLAFNHMIKTLKAFDDWLQDPFISSNIPRDLLLDVWDTTLKMMELLIELDIRHTSQVKNLIEEASREGRLNPILSQLKDIGGWREDRRGESGSMSI from the coding sequence TTGTCCAGACCTACTGACGTGACGGCGTTCACTAGAAGCCTAGAGCGCTGGGTAATGCTCCAGAAGGCTGTGCTGGAGAACTTTAAGAATATAGACAGCCAGGTGAGAAGCTCTGACAGGCTAGACCTCATAATACACACCAGGCTCGCTTTCAACCACATGATAAAGACGCTCAAGGCCTTCGACGACTGGCTACAGGACCCCTTCATCTCCAGCAACATACCCCGAGACCTCCTGCTAGATGTCTGGGATACAACCCTCAAGATGATGGAGCTGCTTATAGAGCTGGATATAAGGCACACCAGCCAGGTCAAGAACCTCATCGAGGAGGCCAGCAGGGAGGGCAGGCTAAACCCCATACTCTCCCAGCTCAAGGACATAGGAGGCTGGAGGGAGGACAGGAGGGGGGAGAGCGGGTCAATGTCGATATAG
- a CDS encoding Trm112 family protein: MVRYYHIEMLACPECRNPRLILYVVREKRGAMPPQPERLKCRRWCYLFDRPASTVPLSTCVSSCVERDIEEGVLVCPACGRWYPIVEGIPVMMDDKYRDPERDREIASRLAGHVPEWVKLRAVAPVPLEPREAGEG; this comes from the coding sequence ATGGTGAGGTACTACCACATAGAGATGCTTGCATGCCCAGAGTGCAGGAATCCGCGGCTTATCCTTTATGTGGTCAGGGAGAAGAGGGGCGCTATGCCTCCTCAGCCCGAGAGGCTAAAGTGCAGGCGGTGGTGCTACCTCTTCGACAGGCCGGCGTCTACGGTGCCCCTCTCCACCTGTGTATCCAGCTGTGTAGAGAGGGATATAGAGGAGGGGGTTCTAGTCTGTCCTGCATGCGGGAGATGGTACCCCATAGTAGAGGGTATACCAGTCATGATGGACGATAAGTATAGAGATCCTGAGCGGGATAGGGAGATTGCCTCCAGACTTGCAGGGCACGTGCCTGAGTGGGTGAAGCTCAGGGCGGTAGCCCCGGTCCCCCTGGAGCCACGTGAGGCTGGCGAGGGCTAG
- a CDS encoding endonuclease V has protein sequence MNRREVRCAFSASKAARAQLLLRGKVRLEPLPTRPRTVLGLDASYSAKDGVGVGAAVLISLETLEPVDCRVYISRVCIPYIPGLLAFRELAVMAPAAAALSAEADVVMVDGHGIAHPRRFGIASHVGVILERPSIGVAKKKLVGTLVEGPGGMYVVQDGERLAIVLGTRPREVYVSPGHRITLEEAASIARATIRPGGWMPEPTRLADVISKALKTIIGGQSLINSALASLCRVKLGPRLEELERPLRRAGLEVE, from the coding sequence TTGAATAGGCGCGAGGTTAGGTGTGCTTTCTCGGCCTCCAAGGCCGCGAGGGCCCAGCTACTCCTTAGGGGGAAAGTCAGGCTGGAGCCCCTCCCTACGAGGCCAAGGACGGTGCTGGGCCTCGACGCCTCATACTCTGCGAAGGATGGGGTTGGCGTGGGGGCCGCTGTGCTTATATCCCTGGAGACGCTGGAGCCGGTCGACTGCAGAGTCTACATCTCCAGGGTCTGCATACCCTACATACCCGGGTTGCTAGCATTCAGAGAGCTGGCGGTAATGGCTCCTGCGGCCGCCGCCCTGTCGGCAGAGGCTGACGTCGTCATGGTGGACGGCCATGGCATAGCACATCCGCGGCGATTCGGCATAGCGAGTCACGTTGGTGTTATACTCGAGAGGCCGAGCATAGGGGTTGCCAAGAAAAAGCTGGTCGGCACGCTGGTCGAGGGGCCTGGCGGTATGTATGTGGTCCAGGATGGGGAGAGGCTTGCAATCGTATTGGGAACACGGCCCAGGGAGGTCTACGTGTCCCCGGGCCACAGGATAACCCTCGAGGAGGCTGCATCCATAGCGAGGGCCACTATAAGGCCGGGGGGCTGGATGCCCGAGCCCACTAGGCTAGCGGACGTCATAAGCAAGGCTTTGAAGACGATTATAGGAGGGCAGTCCCTCATAAACAGTGCCCTCGCTAGCCTCTGCAGGGTAAAGCTGGGGCCCCGTCTAGAGGAGCTAGAGAGGCCGCTGCGAAGGGCTGGGCTGGAGGTCGAGTAG
- the psmB gene encoding archaeal proteasome endopeptidase complex subunit beta, with the protein MSFAGATALGIRVEDGVVLAADKRMSYGGFILSRNFKKIFVINDRIGIAFAGLYGDMGGLVRIVEGQMRLASLETGKPATVRNVAKFLSSLLYSYKFFPFNVEAIVGGIDPGGEPKLYVLDPLGSIIEEDYVAAGTGATTAFGLLEHVYKRGMSLEEAKKAAVEALRASMARDAGTGDGIDVLVLPVSGKPSLETIKFRLVEG; encoded by the coding sequence TTGTCGTTTGCAGGCGCTACTGCACTTGGTATACGAGTTGAGGACGGGGTGGTGCTTGCCGCAGATAAGAGGATGAGCTACGGCGGCTTCATACTGAGCAGGAACTTCAAGAAGATATTTGTGATAAACGATAGGATCGGCATAGCCTTTGCCGGGCTCTACGGTGATATGGGGGGCCTCGTCAGGATTGTCGAGGGGCAGATGCGCCTCGCCTCGCTGGAGACCGGTAAGCCAGCTACCGTCAGGAATGTGGCCAAGTTTCTCTCGTCCCTCCTATACTCCTACAAGTTTTTCCCGTTTAACGTTGAGGCCATAGTGGGCGGGATAGACCCTGGAGGGGAGCCTAAGCTGTACGTGCTCGACCCCCTGGGCTCTATAATAGAGGAGGACTACGTGGCTGCCGGGACTGGCGCGACGACTGCTTTCGGCCTTCTCGAGCACGTGTATAAGCGCGGTATGAGCCTGGAGGAGGCTAAGAAGGCGGCCGTTGAGGCTCTTAGAGCTTCGATGGCTAGAGACGCGGGCACGGGCGACGGGATAGACGTGCTGGTGCTGCCGGTATCCGGCAAGCCAAGCCTGGAGACCATTAAGTTCAGGCTGGTTGAGGGTTGA
- a CDS encoding TFIIB-type zinc ribbon-containing protein, with the protein MDGRAGSCSYCGSTMVVTLHTEGEIVCGSCGAVLAEQLIDDSAPQHHSGEDHTPGPPLRLSRLPRGVRRAYRRALRRGHVVVGEGSMPYSDLRAVEMSSDESIAAILGMVDSIPGLARRRPRVKVGVAFYISYRLRGYSKSSALRTAARSSGASVAALERVEKAYRREIENLIMAASMGGERV; encoded by the coding sequence GTGGACGGCCGGGCAGGCTCATGCAGCTACTGTGGCTCCACTATGGTGGTCACCCTCCATACGGAGGGGGAAATTGTGTGCGGTAGCTGTGGAGCGGTGCTGGCCGAGCAGCTTATAGACGACTCCGCCCCACAACACCACAGCGGGGAGGATCACACGCCGGGCCCGCCCCTCAGGCTGTCAAGGCTGCCGAGGGGTGTTAGGAGGGCGTACAGGAGGGCCTTGAGGAGGGGTCATGTAGTCGTGGGGGAGGGATCGATGCCATACTCGGACCTGAGGGCCGTGGAGATGAGTTCCGACGAGAGTATAGCAGCCATCCTCGGCATGGTAGACTCCATACCGGGCCTGGCCCGAAGAAGGCCCCGGGTAAAAGTGGGGGTCGCATTCTACATCAGCTACAGGCTTCGCGGCTACTCGAAAAGCTCGGCCTTGAGGACCGCCGCGAGGTCCTCCGGGGCTTCTGTGGCGGCTCTTGAACGCGTTGAAAAAGCCTATAGGAGGGAGATCGAGAACCTCATAATGGCGGCCAGCATGGGGGGCGAAAGGGTTTAG
- a CDS encoding NOG1 family protein: MTGGYKGEAGFVGDPASIAKRIHVPTYDEILERIGRRPRRRARRRAAYEEEIELLARVRDIVISRTDFVREVARLLDGLHPFHRELVEIEFDRRDVSSAVSCISRARKMTDRLMEKYKVLLLASESPKEARALAREARGRILSLYKRCSRGLEVLRSLMVFMHRLPAIDPGSPTIIVSGPPSSGKSTLVKNVSRAKPKVADYPFTTKQIHIGHFEAGEGRVQVVDTPGLLDRSLEEMNPVERRAAAALRLLDGAVLFLFDPRPDAYMGLDRQASLLENTVAKLVTGRRIYVVVNKEDAVDRGRLEEAVAAAEEAAERVGAVFLGSTSAVDGEKARRVVGEVASREGWTRRSP; encoded by the coding sequence ATGACGGGGGGCTACAAGGGGGAGGCCGGTTTCGTGGGCGACCCGGCCTCCATAGCTAAAAGGATACACGTGCCCACCTACGACGAGATACTCGAGAGGATAGGTAGGAGGCCTAGGAGAAGGGCTAGGAGGCGGGCTGCCTACGAGGAGGAGATAGAGCTGCTGGCCAGGGTTAGGGATATAGTGATCTCTAGGACCGATTTCGTGAGGGAGGTTGCAAGGCTCCTCGACGGCCTACACCCGTTCCACAGGGAGCTTGTTGAGATAGAGTTTGACAGGAGGGATGTCAGTAGTGCTGTGAGCTGCATTAGCAGAGCCAGGAAGATGACTGACAGGCTGATGGAGAAGTATAAAGTGCTTCTCCTGGCCTCGGAGAGCCCTAAGGAGGCTAGGGCGCTGGCCAGGGAGGCTAGGGGGAGGATACTATCCCTCTACAAGAGGTGCTCCCGAGGCCTAGAGGTCCTCAGGAGCCTCATGGTTTTCATGCACAGGCTCCCGGCCATCGACCCCGGCAGCCCCACCATCATAGTCTCTGGCCCCCCTAGCAGCGGCAAGTCAACTCTAGTGAAGAACGTCTCCAGGGCGAAGCCAAAGGTTGCAGACTACCCCTTCACCACAAAGCAGATACATATCGGCCACTTCGAGGCGGGAGAGGGTAGAGTCCAGGTAGTAGACACCCCGGGCTTGCTGGACAGGAGCCTGGAGGAGATGAACCCTGTGGAGAGGAGGGCGGCGGCCGCCCTCAGGCTATTGGACGGTGCTGTGCTTTTCCTATTCGACCCCAGGCCAGACGCATACATGGGGCTCGACAGGCAGGCTAGCCTACTGGAGAACACTGTAGCCAAGCTAGTCACCGGCAGGAGGATATACGTTGTGGTCAACAAGGAGGACGCCGTCGACAGGGGTAGGCTGGAGGAGGCTGTTGCAGCCGCGGAGGAGGCTGCAGAAAGAGTCGGGGCAGTGTTCCTCGGCTCGACGTCCGCCGTAGACGGGGAGAAGGCTAGGAGGGTTGTGGGTGAAGTGGCCTCTAGGGAGGGGTGGACACGGCGCTCTCCCTAG
- the rtcA gene encoding RNA 3'-terminal phosphate cyclase encodes MGSGEWVVVDGSMGEGGGQILRTAVALAAVLGRPLRIVNIRAKRRPPGLRPQHLTAVRAVAAISGGRLRGAEVGSTSLEFTPGRVRGGRYRFDVGTAGSVALIIQALAPLLAYSDSPVEVELTGGTDVPMAPTIDYMREVFASILAMLGYEIEIRVLRRGHYPRGGGRVVVRVPDPPGGFRARSFVERGPLKGVYVRSHAVKLPGSIAERQARSAASLVRERLGVDPIVEIEAYKPHRDPHLGPGTGVLVWAVFGETVMGGDSIGKKGKPAEVVGREAAESLLEDMATGAALDRHMSDMAPVYLALAGGVSTVFGARLTGHASTILELLRIMVDGFEYRILEGGLERPFKAELRGAGVSPR; translated from the coding sequence TTGGGCAGTGGGGAATGGGTTGTTGTGGACGGTTCCATGGGGGAGGGCGGAGGCCAGATACTCAGGACGGCCGTGGCCCTAGCCGCGGTGCTGGGCAGGCCTTTGAGGATAGTTAACATAAGGGCTAAGAGGAGGCCTCCCGGGCTAAGGCCGCAGCACCTTACTGCTGTGAGGGCTGTAGCAGCCATATCCGGTGGCAGGCTCCGGGGAGCTGAGGTTGGCTCCACGTCTCTAGAATTCACGCCCGGCAGGGTCAGGGGCGGTAGATACAGGTTTGACGTGGGGACGGCGGGGAGTGTGGCTCTGATAATACAGGCTCTAGCACCCCTCCTCGCCTACTCAGACTCCCCTGTGGAGGTGGAGCTTACGGGGGGCACCGATGTTCCAATGGCCCCCACAATAGACTACATGCGTGAGGTGTTCGCCAGTATACTGGCTATGCTGGGCTACGAGATTGAGATTAGGGTCCTACGGCGCGGCCACTACCCGCGGGGCGGGGGGCGGGTGGTTGTGAGGGTCCCCGACCCGCCCGGGGGGTTTAGGGCTAGGAGCTTCGTGGAGAGAGGTCCTCTGAAGGGGGTGTATGTGAGGAGCCATGCAGTGAAGCTCCCGGGGAGCATAGCGGAGAGGCAGGCCAGGAGCGCGGCAAGCCTTGTAAGAGAGAGGCTGGGGGTCGACCCTATTGTCGAGATAGAAGCCTACAAGCCCCATAGAGATCCCCACCTAGGACCAGGTACCGGGGTTCTGGTGTGGGCTGTATTCGGCGAGACGGTGATGGGGGGTGATAGTATAGGGAAGAAGGGTAAGCCGGCGGAGGTTGTGGGCCGGGAGGCCGCGGAGAGCCTTCTGGAGGATATGGCGACTGGCGCTGCTCTGGACAGGCACATGTCCGACATGGCCCCGGTATACCTTGCCCTGGCCGGGGGCGTTTCGACAGTGTTTGGGGCCAGGCTTACGGGCCACGCCTCAACGATACTTGAGCTTCTCAGGATTATGGTTGACGGGTTCGAGTACAGGATTCTTGAGGGTGGTTTGGAGAGGCCGTTCAAGGCGGAGCTCAGGGGGGCCGGGGTGTCGCCGCGCTAG
- a CDS encoding nicotinamide-nucleotide adenylyltransferase translates to MKRLLVVGRFQPPHLGHLHTIKWALGRAEEVIVVVGSAQESYTLENPMTAGERVHALRLMLEELDDWCRRLMIAPVPDIAMNKVWVQYLKMLLPPFDGVVSGNELVLMLFEDMGLAALRPPMFRRGECSGTRIRRLMASGESGWEDCLHPQVRRYVEEIGLPERLRRLQEMR, encoded by the coding sequence ATGAAGCGTCTTCTAGTGGTTGGGAGGTTCCAGCCCCCCCACCTGGGCCACCTTCACACTATCAAATGGGCCCTCGGGAGGGCTGAGGAGGTTATAGTTGTCGTGGGCTCGGCCCAGGAGTCCTACACCCTAGAGAACCCCATGACTGCAGGGGAGCGGGTTCACGCTCTGAGGCTCATGCTCGAGGAGCTGGATGACTGGTGTAGGAGGCTTATGATAGCCCCCGTGCCTGATATAGCTATGAACAAGGTGTGGGTTCAGTATCTAAAGATGCTCCTCCCCCCCTTCGACGGTGTAGTCAGCGGCAACGAGCTGGTTCTCATGCTCTTTGAGGACATGGGTCTAGCGGCCCTGAGACCGCCGATGTTCAGGAGGGGGGAGTGTAGCGGGACCAGGATAAGGAGGCTTATGGCTTCGGGGGAGAGCGGGTGGGAAGACTGCCTCCACCCTCAGGTTAGAAGGTATGTGGAGGAGATCGGCCTGCCCGAGAGGCTGAGGAGGCTGCAGGAGATGCGGTAG
- a CDS encoding RsmB/NOP family class I SAM-dependent RNA methyltransferase: MDSSIYSGLKVEAVARASRMFRREDEAIASLKPSRTAERLAGEAGYSPVLVEKYIQILGEEEARELIAWNDKPLPETIRCNDFLIPCSELESMLSQKGFLVSRIPWLPHGIEVLEQPIRVGATHEYMQGLYYIQDPGSMLVAYLLGVEPGETVLDMAAAPGGKSTHIQQLSRDSTILVAVDISRRRMRALRSHMQRMGFRSYVAVRADSRLLPRIAGTGWADRVMLDAPSTGEGIIRKDPERRRSRSQADVLRIHYLQLELLYTAVDLARPGAPILYAACSTSPEEGELVVSRLLELRSDVEVERLESPVGSPGVDSYLGVDISGEARRCLRLWPQRHGTEGFFICRVRRRV, from the coding sequence GTGGACTCCAGCATATACAGCGGCCTCAAGGTGGAGGCTGTTGCCAGGGCTTCCAGGATGTTTAGGCGTGAGGACGAGGCTATAGCGTCGCTGAAGCCTTCTAGGACGGCCGAGAGATTGGCCGGTGAAGCGGGCTACAGCCCCGTCCTTGTGGAGAAGTACATCCAGATACTGGGGGAGGAGGAGGCGAGGGAGCTCATAGCGTGGAACGACAAGCCCCTGCCAGAGACCATAAGGTGCAACGACTTCCTAATCCCCTGCAGCGAGCTCGAGTCAATGCTAAGCCAGAAGGGCTTTCTAGTCTCAAGGATACCCTGGCTGCCCCACGGCATCGAGGTCCTCGAGCAGCCCATAAGGGTGGGGGCTACCCACGAGTACATGCAGGGGCTCTACTACATCCAAGACCCTGGCAGCATGTTGGTAGCCTACCTCCTCGGCGTAGAGCCCGGCGAGACGGTTCTAGACATGGCAGCGGCCCCTGGAGGCAAGTCCACACACATACAGCAGCTGAGCAGGGACTCGACAATACTAGTAGCCGTTGACATATCGAGGAGGAGGATGAGGGCCCTGCGCTCCCACATGCAGAGGATGGGGTTCAGAAGCTACGTGGCCGTTAGGGCAGACTCAAGGCTGCTGCCCCGCATAGCGGGGACCGGATGGGCCGACAGGGTTATGCTAGACGCGCCCAGCACTGGAGAGGGTATTATAAGGAAGGACCCAGAGAGGAGACGCTCAAGGAGCCAGGCCGACGTGCTAAGAATCCACTACCTCCAGCTGGAGCTGCTCTACACAGCCGTAGATCTAGCCAGGCCGGGGGCGCCCATACTGTACGCGGCCTGCAGCACCTCACCCGAGGAGGGAGAGCTAGTGGTATCCAGGCTCCTGGAGCTGAGGAGCGATGTTGAGGTTGAGAGGCTGGAGTCGCCTGTAGGCTCGCCAGGTGTAGACAGCTACCTAGGCGTAGATATTTCTGGGGAGGCTAGAAGGTGCCTCAGGCTCTGGCCCCAGAGGCACGGTACGGAGGGGTTCTTCATATGCAGGGTGAGGAGGAGGGTCTGA
- a CDS encoding PUA domain-containing protein: MQGEEEGLSRYRLRPPTPREERLVEGFLRAIGFKVNPYAEGMTVLDPGGKFKEVFYLPWGLRRAVERLPLHYSAGLNLGSIGERGFRPSLHLARELAPLCGSPVKCIRLSPRGEKLFLYSRDVYGDNIASHTSGAALVVGSNGQPLGWGVGLSRDGLLIVKPLRDLGWYLRRGG; encoded by the coding sequence ATGCAGGGTGAGGAGGAGGGTCTGAGTAGATACAGGCTCCGCCCGCCCACGCCCAGGGAGGAGAGGCTGGTGGAAGGCTTCCTCAGGGCCATAGGCTTCAAGGTAAACCCTTACGCTGAAGGCATGACAGTCCTTGACCCTGGAGGGAAGTTCAAGGAGGTGTTCTACCTGCCCTGGGGGCTGAGGAGGGCTGTCGAAAGGCTCCCCCTACACTACTCTGCCGGCCTAAACCTGGGCTCCATAGGGGAGAGAGGTTTCAGACCAAGCCTACACCTAGCCAGGGAGCTGGCGCCCCTCTGCGGCTCCCCCGTAAAGTGTATAAGGCTCTCGCCCCGGGGGGAGAAGCTCTTCCTATACTCCAGGGACGTCTACGGGGACAACATAGCCTCCCACACTTCAGGGGCGGCCCTCGTAGTCGGCTCAAACGGGCAGCCTCTCGGGTGGGGAGTGGGCTTGTCGAGGGATGGCCTACTCATTGTTAAGCCTTTAAGAGACCTGGGCTGGTACCTTAGAAGGGGCGGCTAG